In Paenibacillus ihbetae, the following are encoded in one genomic region:
- the cobD gene encoding threonine-phosphate decarboxylase CobD, translating into MTETNLPWIEVYGHGGDIETAAARFGQRAEAILDYSANINPLGPPAEVIAALQDGLGAVIRYPDPGHRGFKAMLAEHLGTRPDNILVGNGAAECMALLLLALKPGIVGVVDPCFSEYRELALKFGADIRSVTGEKERAWRASPRRIMELFSGCDLVFLGQPNNPNGMQYSLEDIRAIAGEAQRQGTWLVLDEAFMDFIPLAERQTLLPELSSYSRTVIIRSMTKFYAIPGLRLGYAVGHPDVIRSMSAKQVTWSVNGLALMAGEACLRSGSEYERRTLELIHGERLRLIEGLQALSVDVTPGEVNYLLGELPAGWTAAAFQAEMGRRGVLIRSCAMYPGLGERHFRLAVKDAESNIRLLQTAAEVLQGSARPEV; encoded by the coding sequence ATGACGGAAACCAATTTGCCTTGGATCGAAGTATACGGTCACGGAGGCGATATCGAGACGGCCGCGGCGAGGTTTGGACAAAGGGCGGAGGCTATTCTCGACTACAGCGCCAACATTAATCCGTTAGGCCCTCCGGCCGAAGTTATCGCCGCATTGCAGGATGGACTGGGAGCCGTCATTCGTTACCCCGACCCGGGGCATCGCGGATTCAAGGCGATGCTTGCCGAGCACCTGGGAACCCGGCCAGACAATATTCTGGTCGGAAACGGTGCCGCCGAATGCATGGCCCTGCTCTTGCTGGCACTAAAGCCGGGGATTGTCGGCGTCGTGGATCCCTGTTTCTCGGAATACCGCGAACTGGCACTAAAATTCGGAGCGGACATTCGCTCTGTAACCGGCGAGAAGGAGCGGGCATGGCGCGCCTCCCCTCGGCGGATCATGGAGCTGTTCTCCGGCTGCGACCTGGTGTTCCTGGGACAGCCCAACAACCCGAACGGCATGCAGTACAGCCTGGAAGACATTCGGGCAATCGCAGGGGAGGCGCAGCGGCAGGGGACGTGGCTCGTGCTGGATGAAGCGTTCATGGATTTCATTCCGTTAGCGGAGAGGCAGACGCTGCTGCCGGAGCTGTCCTCTTATTCAAGGACCGTCATTATAAGATCGATGACCAAGTTCTACGCGATACCGGGACTGCGTCTCGGTTATGCGGTCGGCCATCCGGACGTCATCCGCTCCATGTCCGCCAAGCAAGTGACATGGAGCGTCAACGGTCTGGCGCTGATGGCCGGCGAAGCCTGTCTAAGAAGCGGCAGCGAGTATGAGCGGCGAACCCTGGAGCTGATCCATGGCGAGCGTTTGAGGCTGATCGAGGGGCTGCAGGCGCTCAGTGTGGATGTGACCCCTGGCGAGGTCAACTATTTGCTGGGAGAGCTGCCGGCCGGTTGGACGGCCGCGGCATTTCAAGCGGAAATGGGCAGGCGAGGTGTCCTGATTCGCAGCTGTGCCATGTATCCGGGACTCGGAGAACGCCATTTCCGCCTGGCCGTAAAGGATGCGGAATCCAACATTAGGCTGCTGCAAACCGCTGCGGAAGTGCTTCAGGGATCGGCTCGGCCGGAGGTGTAA